TGCGAGAAGAACAAATCCCTCCCGCGTCCGACGCTCGCTTTCTCCTGAAGGGTGGGGTTTTTCTCTCGCTTTTTATCAAGTGCCGTCATGCGATTTCGGGTGATCCGTTTTTCCTCTCGTTCTTCTTATTAAGTTCAAAGGTCGGGAAAACGGCTCCCCTCAGTCAGGGTATGTGATGGTCATTCAAGTGAGCCGGAAAAGCAATGTGAACAAGTATTCACCAGACGCGTCTTCCATTATTGTCTGATCAACTCCAAGCTGATCGAGATTTTGGAGGTGACTTTTTTTCCTTCCAAGTACTGTTTGGCCGTTTCGATCGCCTTTTCTCCCATGACAGCCGGTTTTTGGGCAATCGTGGCAGCCATTTCCCCCCTCTTGACGGCGGCGACGGCATCGGGTGTGGCATCAAATCCAACCACTTTCACGTTCTTCATCCCTGCCGCTTTCAAGGCCTCCAGGGCACCCAAGGCCATTTCATCGTTTTGGGCAAAGACGCCTTTGATGTTTTTGTTTCCTTGCAAAATGTTTTCCATGACAGACAGCCCTTGAGCCCGATCAAAGTTGGCCGTTTGTTTGGTCACAATATGGAGCTGACCTTTCACCGCTTCTTCAAATCCTTTCCCACGCTCACGGGCGGCGGAAGAACCGGGGATTCCTTCCAATTCGACGACATTGGCCCCCTTGCCCACCAAGCTTAACAAATATTGTCCCGCCATTTTTCCACCAGCCACATTGTCTGATGCAATGTGGGAAACAACTTTGCCTTGGTTGGCGGCGCGATCAACCGTAATCACCGGAATATTGGCATCATTGGCAGCTTGGACAGCCGATACGACCGCATCAGAATCGGTGGGGTTGATGATGATCAAATCAACTTGTTTTTGGATCAAATCTTCGATGTCATTCGTTTGTTTGGCAGAGCTGTTTTGCGCATCCACCGTGATCACATTCATGCCCAACGCTTTGGCTTTTCTCTCTGCCCCTTCCTTTAAGCTGACAAAAAACGGATTGTTCAAAGTGGACAAGGACAAACCGACGGTGTAAGGTCCGGATT
The Polycladomyces zharkentensis DNA segment above includes these coding regions:
- the rbsB gene encoding ribose ABC transporter substrate-binding protein RbsB; this encodes MKRWLIALLVSMVGLAGCSMQSPGAASPETGKKSGPYTVGLSLSTLNNPFFVSLKEGAERKAKALGMNVITVDAQNSSAKQTNDIEDLIQKQVDLIIINPTDSDAVVSAVQAANDANIPVITVDRAANQGKVVSHIASDNVAGGKMAGQYLLSLVGKGANVVELEGIPGSSAARERGKGFEEAVKGQLHIVTKQTANFDRAQGLSVMENILQGNKNIKGVFAQNDEMALGALEALKAAGMKNVKVVGFDATPDAVAAVKRGEMAATIAQKPAVMGEKAIETAKQYLEGKKVTSKISISLELIRQ